One window from the genome of Diabrotica virgifera virgifera chromosome 6, PGI_DIABVI_V3a encodes:
- the LOC126887142 gene encoding uncharacterized protein LOC126887142, which translates to MYSVIEFKQEEDGGGLSIVNSTWLTPRKTEVRWPPIKDNLQFKKVLRKLEPEIDETWKIYGVQKIFYSTDDFEKATNKLKRAEITSDLQTDLEDDNTRPRRKILKRKFSSDEDSNDQVSLFKPGKKSKQILPWPPPVGINKLYTNPRGSSQELESGTDESDPGIPSGSQFMKSISTPRDKLSFQISTPKSSSSFGRQEATEIQTPTLNESLNFDNSLQDTNGLKVLLKHILTIKEQNRKILNILEKSKPFENSDLPDDFKIKLPIESLQDLEELEIYLTEEENFNTFKSYCASISNLKDVTQKNNRILRSLLTDNIAKHFNYFGNNRRQDRVSNKRPFNQLRLNKVVLDAVKQGTDFTTHEVENAIKRWLKHAPNRNKKNY; encoded by the exons ATGTATTCTGTAATAGAATTTAAACAAGAAGAAGATGGTGGTGGACTATCTATAGTAAATTCAACTTGGTTGACACCTAGAAAAACTGAAGTACGTTGGCCCCCTATAAAAGATAACCTTCAATTTAAAAAAGTGCTACGCAAACTAGAACCTGAAATTGATGAAACTTGGAAGATATATGGTGTCcagaaaattttttattcaaCAG atgattttgaaaaggccacaaataaattaaaaagagCAGAAATAACATCTGATCTACAAACTGATCTTGAGGATGATAATACCAGACCCAGAAGAAAGATCCTGAAACGAAAATTTAGTTCGGATGAGGACAGCAACGACCAGGTTTCGCTATTTAAGCCTGGCAAAAAGTCGAAGCAAATTTTACCATGGCCTCCACCTGTGGGAATTAATAAACTCTATACAAATCCAAGAG GATCGTCTCAAGAATTGGAATCTGGGACAGATGAGTCTGACCCTGGCATACCTTCTGGCTCTCAATTTATGAAAAGCATATCCACACCAAGGGATAAGTTATCATTTCAGATATCTACACCAAAATCTTCATCGTCTTTTGGTAGGCAAGAAGCAACTGAAATACAAACACCGACTCTGAACGAGTCTCTAAATTTTGATAATAGTCTTCAGGATACAAATG GATTGAAGGTTCTACTTAAACATATATTAACAATTAAGGAACAGAACAGAAAAATTCTAAATATTTTGGAGAAATCAAAACCATTTGAAAATTCAGATTTACCTGATGACTTCAAAATAAAATTGCCAATAGAATCCTTACAAGACCTGGAAGAACTAGAGATATATTTGACAGAAGAAGAGAACTTCAACACTTTT aaatcATACTGTGCCTCAATTTCAAACCTGAAAGATGTTACCCAGAAGAATAATAGGATATTAAGATCTCTTTTGACAGATAATATTGCGAAGCATTTTAATTACTTCGGTAACAACCGGCGGCAAGACAGAGTATCAAATAAGCGACCATTTAATCAACTGCGCTTAAACAAAGTGGTTCTAG atGCGGTAAAACAAGGAACTGACTTTACAACTCATGAAGTTGAGAACGCTATTAAGCGCTGGTTAAAACATGCTCCTAACCGTAACAAGAAAAATTACTAA